A stretch of Myceligenerans xiligouense DNA encodes these proteins:
- the sufB gene encoding Fe-S cluster assembly protein SufB — translation MSAPTQEQRTDEEIISSIGAYEYGWRDSDEAGQAAQRGLNEDVVRNISELKSEPEWMLKQRMKALRLFDKKPMPSWGSDLSGIDFDKIKYFVRSTEKQATSWEDLPDDIKQTYDKLGIPEAEKQRLVAGVAAQYESEVVYHQIREDLEQQGVIFVDTDTGLRDYPELFQEYFGTVIPAGDNKFSALNSAVWSGGSFVYVPPGVHVEIPLQAYFRINTENMGQFERTLIIADEGSYVHYVEGCTAPIYQSDSLHSAVVEIVVKKNARVRYTTIQNWSNNVYNLVTKRATAAEGATMEWVDGNIGSKVTMKYPAIYLLGEHARGETLSIAFAGEGQHQDAGAKMVHAAPHTSSSIVSKSVARGGGRTSYRGLVQVLEGASASASNVLCDALLVDQISRSDTYPYVDVREDDVSMGHEATVSRVSEDQLFYLMSRGMDETEAMAMIVRGFVEPIARELPMEYALELNRLIELQMEGSVG, via the coding sequence ATGAGTGCACCGACGCAGGAGCAGCGCACCGACGAGGAGATCATCTCCTCCATCGGCGCGTACGAATACGGCTGGCGCGACAGTGACGAGGCCGGTCAGGCCGCTCAGCGCGGCTTGAACGAGGATGTCGTCCGCAACATCTCGGAGCTGAAGAGCGAGCCGGAGTGGATGCTGAAGCAGCGCATGAAGGCGCTGCGCCTGTTCGACAAGAAGCCGATGCCGTCGTGGGGCTCGGACCTGTCGGGCATCGACTTCGACAAGATCAAGTACTTCGTGCGCTCCACGGAGAAGCAGGCCACCTCGTGGGAGGACCTGCCCGACGACATCAAGCAGACGTACGACAAGCTCGGCATCCCGGAGGCGGAGAAGCAGCGCCTCGTGGCGGGCGTCGCCGCGCAGTACGAGTCCGAGGTGGTGTACCACCAGATCCGCGAGGACCTGGAGCAGCAGGGCGTCATCTTCGTCGACACCGACACGGGTCTGCGCGACTACCCGGAGCTCTTCCAGGAGTACTTCGGCACCGTCATCCCCGCCGGTGACAACAAGTTCTCCGCGCTGAACTCGGCCGTGTGGTCGGGCGGCTCGTTCGTCTACGTGCCGCCGGGCGTGCACGTCGAGATCCCGCTGCAGGCCTACTTCCGCATCAACACGGAGAACATGGGCCAGTTCGAGCGCACGCTGATCATCGCGGACGAGGGCTCCTACGTGCACTACGTCGAGGGCTGTACCGCGCCGATCTACCAGTCCGACTCGCTGCACTCGGCCGTGGTCGAGATCGTCGTGAAGAAGAACGCCCGCGTGCGCTACACGACGATCCAGAACTGGTCGAACAACGTGTACAACCTGGTCACCAAGCGTGCCACGGCCGCCGAGGGCGCCACCATGGAGTGGGTCGACGGCAACATCGGCTCCAAGGTCACCATGAAGTACCCGGCGATCTACCTGCTGGGCGAGCACGCCCGCGGCGAGACGCTGTCCATCGCCTTCGCCGGCGAGGGCCAGCACCAGGACGCCGGCGCCAAGATGGTGCACGCCGCGCCGCACACGTCGAGCTCCATCGTGTCCAAGTCGGTGGCGCGCGGTGGGGGCCGCACGTCCTACCGCGGCCTCGTGCAGGTGCTGGAGGGCGCGAGCGCCAGCGCCTCGAACGTGCTGTGCGACGCGCTGCTGGTGGACCAGATCTCCCGCAGCGACACGTACCCGTACGTGGACGTGCGTGAGGACGACGTGTCCATGGGCCACGAGGCCACCGTGTCCCGCGTGAGCGAGGACCAGCTGTTCTACCTGATGTCCCGAGGCATGGACGAGACCGAGGCCATGGCGATGATCGTGCGCGGGTTCGTGGAGCCCATCGCGCGCGAGCTGCCCATGGAGTACGCGCTCGAGCTCAACCGCCTCATCGAGCTCCAGATGGAAGGTTCCGTCGGCTGA
- the sufC gene encoding Fe-S cluster assembly ATPase SufC — MSTLAIRDLHVSVETKEGPKPILRGVDLTLESGQTHAIMGPNGSGKSTLASALAGHPKYRVTSGTVTLDGEDVLAMSVDERARAGLFLAMQYPVEVPGVSVANFLRTAKTAIDGEAPKLRTWGKEVKEAMGNLRIDTAFSERSVNEGFSGGEKKRHEILQMELFKPQIAILDETDSGLDVDALRIVSEGVNRAKENTDVGVLLITHYTRILRYIKPDFVHVFVDGRIAEEGGPELADRLEEEGYDKYVGKAAPAAV, encoded by the coding sequence ATGTCCACCCTCGCGATCCGCGACCTGCACGTCAGCGTCGAGACCAAGGAAGGCCCGAAGCCCATCCTGCGCGGCGTCGACCTGACCCTCGAGTCCGGCCAGACCCACGCCATCATGGGCCCCAACGGCTCCGGCAAGTCCACGCTCGCCTCCGCGCTCGCCGGTCACCCGAAGTACCGGGTGACCTCCGGCACCGTCACCCTGGACGGCGAGGACGTCCTGGCGATGTCCGTCGACGAGCGGGCCCGCGCCGGCCTGTTCCTCGCCATGCAGTACCCGGTCGAGGTGCCCGGCGTGTCCGTGGCGAACTTCCTGCGCACGGCCAAGACCGCCATCGACGGCGAGGCCCCCAAGCTCCGCACCTGGGGCAAGGAGGTCAAGGAGGCGATGGGCAACCTGCGCATCGACACCGCCTTCTCCGAGCGCTCCGTGAACGAGGGCTTCTCCGGTGGTGAGAAGAAGCGCCACGAGATCCTGCAGATGGAGCTCTTCAAGCCGCAGATCGCGATCCTCGACGAGACCGACTCCGGCCTCGACGTCGACGCGCTGCGCATCGTGTCCGAGGGCGTCAACCGCGCCAAGGAGAACACGGACGTCGGCGTGCTGCTCATCACGCACTACACGCGCATCCTGCGCTACATCAAGCCGGACTTCGTGCACGTCTTCGTCGACGGCCGCATCGCCGAGGAGGGCGGCCCGGAGCTCGCCGACCGCCTGGAGGAAGAGGGCTACGACAAGTACGTCGGCAAGGCGGCCCCGGCCGCCGTCTGA
- a CDS encoding non-heme iron oxygenase ferredoxin subunit, which translates to MTFQTACLTDDLAPEEAMLVELDGVDGAPVPVALVRDADGDYHAISDICSHGQVSLSDGEVEGCLVECWLHGSQFDVRTGQPVQLPAIRPVPVYPVNVEGDKVLVDIDGQPAGGS; encoded by the coding sequence GTGACCTTCCAGACCGCGTGCCTCACCGACGACCTGGCCCCCGAGGAGGCCATGCTCGTCGAGCTGGACGGCGTCGACGGGGCGCCCGTCCCGGTCGCGCTCGTCCGCGACGCCGACGGCGACTACCACGCCATCAGCGACATCTGCTCCCACGGGCAGGTGTCCCTGTCCGACGGCGAGGTCGAGGGCTGCCTCGTCGAGTGCTGGCTGCACGGCTCGCAGTTCGACGTGCGCACCGGCCAGCCCGTCCAGCTCCCCGCGATCCGGCCCGTCCCCGTCTACCCCGTGAACGTCGAGGGCGACAAGGTGCTCGTCGACATCGACGGGCAACCCGCCGGCGGTTCCTGA
- a CDS encoding helix-turn-helix transcriptional regulator yields the protein MSTQAPATVVGRQDRRDRPARQSAAPGPHAGHPHETDGTTRRHVLQLVASDGPVTAAHLASTLGLTAPAVRRHLSLLEDEGRIEVHEGQPGPARRGRPARHYVVTHGGQSELAGGYQEIAADLLRHLRAHGGDEAVAAFARERYDAVVRRYAPRLDAAEAGATGDTTRGAARSDVAARAARLAALLSEDGYAASVRPVPAAATLAGDASETAGVAASVPGGAAVLPGVVPAVQLCQGHCPVQHLAEEHTELCEAEARAFSELLGTHVQRLATIAGGAHACTTNIPLGTNPTTEGTR from the coding sequence ATGAGCACCCAGGCACCCGCGACCGTCGTCGGCCGACAGGACCGACGGGACCGCCCCGCCCGGCAGTCCGCCGCCCCGGGCCCGCACGCCGGGCACCCGCACGAGACGGACGGGACCACCCGCCGCCACGTGCTGCAGCTCGTCGCCTCCGACGGACCGGTCACCGCCGCCCACCTGGCCTCCACCCTCGGGCTCACCGCCCCCGCGGTGCGCCGACACCTGAGCCTCCTGGAGGACGAGGGCCGGATCGAGGTGCACGAGGGCCAGCCGGGTCCGGCGCGCCGGGGGCGTCCGGCGCGGCACTACGTCGTCACCCACGGCGGACAGTCCGAACTTGCCGGCGGCTACCAGGAGATCGCCGCCGACCTGCTGCGTCACCTGCGCGCCCACGGCGGGGACGAGGCCGTGGCGGCGTTCGCCCGCGAGCGCTACGACGCCGTCGTGCGCCGGTACGCGCCTCGCCTGGACGCGGCTGAGGCCGGCGCGACCGGAGACACCACGCGGGGCGCCGCGAGATCCGATGTCGCCGCCCGCGCGGCCCGGCTCGCCGCGCTGCTGAGCGAGGACGGTTACGCCGCCTCCGTGCGGCCCGTGCCCGCAGCGGCGACACTGGCGGGGGACGCCTCCGAGACAGCCGGCGTCGCCGCGTCCGTACCCGGCGGGGCGGCCGTGCTTCCCGGCGTGGTCCCGGCCGTCCAGCTCTGCCAGGGGCACTGCCCCGTGCAGCACCTGGCGGAGGAGCACACCGAGCTCTGCGAGGCGGAGGCGCGGGCGTTCTCCGAGCTGCTCGGGACGCACGTGCAGCGCCTCGCGACCATCGCAGGCGGAGCGCACGCCTGCACCACGAACATTCCCCTGGGAACGAACCCCACCACCGAAGGAACACGATGA
- the sufD gene encoding Fe-S cluster assembly protein SufD, with product MTATTDLTTDHSRAVADGAHTHGVGAKPQGSRAERLTSFSLDDIPVPMGREEEWRFSPVARIQPLFDGGLVTAGADGSGVRVSVTAAPEVKVETVGRDDARLGRAGKPGDRTGVSAWNAFAEATVVTVPAEAVASDVTSVRFDGSGDGAASAAHVLVKAEHHAEAVVVIDHAGVATLNQTVEIDVADGAQLTVVSVQDWADGAVHASSHRARIGRDAKLKHVVVTFGGDVVRITPDAEFTGEGGEVEMVGLYFADADQHQEHRLFVDHAVPRCKSRVTYKGALQGSGAHTVWVGDVLIRAEAEGTDTYELNRNLVLSDGARADSVPNLEIETGEIDGAGHASATGRFDDEQLFYLMARGIPETDARRLVVRGFFAELIQEIGVASVEERLIASIEAELEKSMSVIAGGGPSTGGAGETE from the coding sequence ATGACTGCAACTACTGATCTGACCACGGACCATTCCCGCGCCGTGGCCGACGGCGCCCACACCCACGGCGTCGGCGCCAAGCCCCAGGGCTCGCGTGCCGAGCGCCTCACCTCGTTCTCGCTGGACGACATCCCCGTGCCCATGGGGCGCGAGGAGGAGTGGCGCTTCTCTCCGGTCGCGCGCATCCAGCCGCTGTTCGACGGCGGTCTGGTGACCGCGGGCGCGGACGGTTCCGGCGTCCGGGTGAGCGTCACCGCGGCTCCCGAGGTGAAGGTGGAGACGGTCGGGCGCGACGACGCCCGGCTCGGCCGGGCCGGCAAGCCCGGTGACCGCACCGGCGTCAGCGCCTGGAACGCCTTCGCCGAGGCGACGGTCGTGACGGTGCCGGCCGAGGCCGTGGCGTCCGACGTCACCTCCGTGCGGTTCGACGGCTCCGGCGACGGTGCGGCATCCGCCGCCCACGTGCTCGTCAAGGCCGAGCACCACGCCGAGGCCGTCGTCGTCATCGACCACGCGGGCGTCGCCACGCTCAACCAGACGGTCGAGATCGACGTCGCCGACGGCGCGCAGCTCACCGTCGTCTCCGTCCAGGACTGGGCCGACGGCGCCGTGCACGCCTCCAGCCACCGGGCCCGCATCGGCCGCGACGCCAAGCTCAAGCACGTCGTGGTGACGTTCGGCGGCGACGTCGTGCGCATCACGCCCGACGCCGAGTTCACCGGCGAGGGCGGCGAGGTCGAGATGGTCGGCCTGTACTTCGCCGACGCCGACCAGCACCAGGAGCACCGCCTCTTCGTGGACCACGCCGTGCCGCGCTGCAAGTCCCGCGTCACCTACAAGGGCGCCCTGCAGGGCTCCGGCGCGCACACCGTCTGGGTGGGCGACGTCCTCATCCGCGCCGAGGCCGAGGGCACCGACACGTACGAGCTCAACCGCAACCTCGTCCTCAGCGACGGTGCGCGCGCGGACTCCGTGCCGAACCTCGAGATCGAGACCGGCGAGATCGACGGCGCCGGCCACGCGTCCGCGACCGGCCGGTTCGACGACGAGCAGCTCTTCTACCTCATGGCCCGCGGCATCCCCGAGACGGACGCGCGCCGCCTCGTGGTGCGCGGCTTCTTCGCCGAGCTCATCCAGGAGATCGGCGTCGCGTCGGTCGAGGAGCGCCTCATCGCGTCCATCGAGGCCGAGCTCGAGAAGTCCATGAGCGTCATCGCCGGCGGGGGCCCCTCGACCGGTGGTGCGGGAGAGACGGAGTGA